The genomic segment AATCAGCAGCACGCTAAGGGTGACGTATTTGCTGTTGCGCGTATCGCGGGCATTCAGGGGGCAAAGAAGTGCAGTGATTTAATTCCTTTATGTCACCCGCTTATGTTAACAAAAGTACAAATAGATTTTGCCACCCTTGAAGATGAAAGCGGCATTAGAATTAGCGCGATGTGTAAATTAGCTGGTCAGACAGGCGTTGAAATGGAAGCGCTAACCGCTGTTTCTGTGGCGGCGTTAACCCTGTTTGATATGTGTAAGGCTGTTGATCCATCAATGACGATAAATGGAATTCAGGTTATTGAAAAGCACGGCGGTAAAACAGGCCACTGGCAGAGAAAAGAGGCGCAAGTATCATGATCCAAGTGTTATTTTTTGGCCAGTTGAAAGACCAAGTCAACACGCCTTCTGTCAAAGTTGATGAGGTCGCTACACGTGTTGCCGAACTAAAAAAAATCCTCGGGTCTATGCACCCTCATTGGCGACCGTATCTGTCGAACCACTCTACTTTGGTCGCGGTTAATCAGACTATCGGCGATGACGAAACACCGCTTAGCGACGGCGATGAAGTTGCCTTTTTTCCACCTGTTACCGGAGGGTGATCTAGTGCAAGATGTGATTGAGGTGCAAACTGA from the Paraglaciecola mesophila genome contains:
- the moaC gene encoding cyclic pyranopterin monophosphate synthase MoaC → MTQEKTLSHVNQHGEANMVDVTDKSVTQRVAHAEGYVLMSPQTLSLIENQQHAKGDVFAVARIAGIQGAKKCSDLIPLCHPLMLTKVQIDFATLEDESGIRISAMCKLAGQTGVEMEALTAVSVAALTLFDMCKAVDPSMTINGIQVIEKHGGKTGHWQRKEAQVS
- the moaD gene encoding molybdopterin converting factor subunit 1 codes for the protein MIQVLFFGQLKDQVNTPSVKVDEVATRVAELKKILGSMHPHWRPYLSNHSTLVAVNQTIGDDETPLSDGDEVAFFPPVTGG